One Desulfuromonadales bacterium genomic window, GCATAAACCAAACTTTATGATGTCGATCTACCCAAGAAGCTTGGGAGCAAATGCCAACTGGTCGGAGATGACTTGGGGAGGCAAGGTGTGCAAGAGGCACTGAACGACCTTGAGGGGGCCGGGATTCTGAACCGGGAGCAGGCAGCGCTGCTGCGCCGGATTTACGGCCGGGAGCTGTTCTCGGTGCACTGGGAACTCCGGCTGCTCCTGTACGCGGGCATCCTGATCCTGACCACCGGCCTCGGCCTGCTGATCGCCAAGCACTTCGCTTCCATCGGCCACGTGGCTCTGCTCGCGGCCATCGCTCTGGGGTGCACGGGATGTTTCGCCTACTGCCTGCGCCGCGGCGGCGGGTTCTCGCCGGAGACGGCGCCAGCGCCCGATGCGGCGTACGACTACGTCCTTCTTTTGGGGTGCCTGCTCCTCGGCACCTTTCAAGTGTACCTGGAGCTCCGTTATCAGCTGCTGGCCCAGCACTGGAGCTGGTGGCTGCTGGGCTCCGGTCTGCTCTACCTCTTCTGCGCCCACTACTTCGACAACCGTTTGGTGCTCTCTCTGGCCCTCTCCACCCTGGGCGCCTGGCTCGGCGTGAAGACGAGCCTTTTAACCGAGGGAGGGTGGGATGCCGCCATGCGGGGCAACGCCATCTTCTTCGGCGCCACGGTGGTGGCAGCCGGAACGACCCAGGTCCGGCTCGGGTGGAAGCGCCACTTCCTCCCCGTGCACCTGCACCTGGGAATCAACATCCTCCTCGCTGCGCTGGTCGCGGGGGTCGACTCCCATACGAAGGGCTTCTTCTATCTCGCCGGCCTTCTGTTGGTCGGCGCCGGCAGCGCCTACTATGCTCAACGGGCACGCCGCTTCGCCTTTCTCCTCTACGCCCTGCTCTACGGGTATCTGGGCGTCACGATCTTCGTGTTCGAGCATGTCCGGTGGGAGGCGGAGGGCATCGTCCTCTACTTCCTGACCACCGCGGCAGCCCTGGTTTCGGCCCTCGTGGCCTTCCACCGCCGCTTCCGGAGCGCCGAATGATCGCACTTTATTCGACCGGCGAGGGCCGGGTGCAGGTGGTGGAGGAGTCCCGGCGCTGGGAAGAGTCCGGCCTCGTCTCCCCGGCCCAGGCGGCGGCGGTGCGGGAACGGTACCGCCCCCAGCTGGTGCGGGTGAACCTGTTCATCCGGATCCTCCTGGCCATTTTCACCGCGGTGGGCGTGGCGGCCCTGGTGGCGCTCCCGGCCGTGATTCTGGACGTCGAGGAGTTCGGCATTTCGCTGATCTTCCTCCTCTTCGCGCCGTTTTGCGCCTGGGTCGCGGATCGCCAACTCATTCACGGCCGCCGCCTCTATCGCTGCGGCGCCGAGGAGGTGCTCCTGTTCCTGGCCGTCGCCTTTCTGGCCCTGGCGGTGGGCATCCCCGCCCACGAGTGGGGCCAGAGCGCGCAGCGCCTTGGCTGGTTCGCGGCCCATG contains:
- a CDS encoding DUF2157 domain-containing protein — its product is MQEALNDLEGAGILNREQAALLRRIYGRELFSVHWELRLLLYAGILILTTGLGLLIAKHFASIGHVALLAAIALGCTGCFAYCLRRGGGFSPETAPAPDAAYDYVLLLGCLLLGTFQVYLELRYQLLAQHWSWWLLGSGLLYLFCAHYFDNRLVLSLALSTLGAWLGVKTSLLTEGGWDAAMRGNAIFFGATVVAAGTTQVRLGWKRHFLPVHLHLGINILLAALVAGVDSHTKGFFYLAGLLLVGAGSAYYAQRARRFAFLLYALLYGYLGVTIFVFEHVRWEAEGIVLYFLTTAAALVSALVAFHRRFRSAE